ATGGAGCTTCTTCAATACACCCCGACCACCGAACAGGTCCACAAGCGGCCCCTGCTGATCATTCCGCCCTGGATCAACAAGTACTACATCCTGGATCTACGCCCCAAGAACAGCTTCATCAAATGGGCGATCGATCAGGGTCATAGCGTCTTCGTCATTTCGTGGGTCAACCCCGAGGCCGATCTCGCCGCCAAGTCCTTCGAAGACTATATGGTGGAAGGCCCCTTGGCCGCGCTTGATATCATCAAGACGATCACCGGCGAGGACTCGGTCAACGCCATCGGCTATTGCCTGGGCGGCACACTGCTGGGATGCGTTCTGTCCTATCTGGAAGCCAAGGGCCAGTCCGACCGCATCGCCTCGGCCACCCATTTCACCGCCATGCTCGATTTCAGCGAGCCCGGCGAACTGGGGATCTTCATCGACGACCAGAGCCTGACCTTCCTTGAGGGCAAGATGAACAAGGTCGGCTATCTCGATGGCAGCGAGATGGCCACCACCTTCAACATGCTGCGCGCCAATGATCTGATCTGGTCCTTCGTCGTCAATAACTACCTGATGGGCAAGGATCCCTTCCCCTTCGATCTTTTGTACTGGAACGCCGACAGCACCCGCATGCCCGCGGCCATGCACAGCTTCTATCTGCGCAAGATGTACCAGGAAAACGTGCTGAAGGACCCCGGCGGCGTGACGCTGCTTGGCGTGCCCATCGACCTGCGGCGCAACCGCACGCCCAGCTATTTCGTCAGCGCCCGCGAAGACCATATCGCCCCCTGGCGCTCGACCTTCGCCGGAGCCCAGCTTTACAGCGGCCCGGTGCGCTTCGTTCTCGCCGCCTCGGGCCATATCGCCGGGGTGGTCAATCCGCCCTCGGCCAATAAATACTGCTTCTGGACCAATACCAAGAAGGCCAAGGATGCCGAATCCTGGCTGGAAAAGGCCAGCCAGACCGACGGCTCGTGGTGGACCGATTGGGAGGCCTGGGTCGAGAAGTTCACCGAGGGCAAGGTTCCCGCCCGGGTTCCCGGCGACGCCGGCGTGCCGGTGCTGGGCGACGCCCCGGGCGATTACGTGAAGGTGCGCGCCGGCTAGAATCGCTTCGGGTTTCCTCGCGCTTCGAGATGAGTCACACTCGGCGCCCGGATGGCTGACAAGGCCGTCCGGGCGTTTTTCTTAAACGGGTGTTTCAAGGAATGGTGATGACGCGTTCTCTGGCGGTTCTGATGGCCCTGCCCCTGCTGCTTGCGGCCCCCCTGGCCTTGGCCCAGGACCGCGAGGCCTTGATGGAGGCCTATCGGGCCAAATGCGACACCGAGGCCCGCCGCGCCGCCGCCCTGCCCAATGGCGATAGCGGCCGCGGCCGTTTCTGCGACGACCTCGCCCGCCAGATCCAGCACGGCGCCGCGCTCGACCGCCGGGGCGCCCAATCCTCGCCGCTCGCCCGCCCCAACGCCACCGTCTGGCCCGAAGAAGACTCTACCCCAAAGCCGCCGATCGCCCCCCGCCCGACCCTGCGCTGAGCGTCTAAAAAGAACCGGCCGCCGTTTCGGTCGACTCCTTGAAGACCCCATAAAGATAGGTCATCTGAGGTCATAGTTACGATCTATCGGGCGCATGGCCTGCGCATCGTCATTTTTAGCGATGACCATGAACCGGCCCATGTGCATGTGTTCGGCGATGGGCATGCCAAGATCAATTTGATCGGTCCCGATGGGGAACCGGAACTGATCTGGGCCGAGGATATGAAGCACAACGAGGTGCGTCGCGCGATGGCTGTGGTAATCGAGCGGCAGGCTGATTTTCTGGCGCGTTGGAGAGCAAGACATGGCTGACCTTACCGATGCCCTCATCGACGCCGCCCTGGAGCGGGGCCGGAGTGCCCATGCGAACGAACCGCGCGCCGCCAAGGCGCGCTATGATCGATCATCCGCCCGGGTGATTGTCGATCTTGAAAATGGCTGCACCTTCGCCTTTCCGCCGCGACTGGCGCAGGGACTTGAGGGCGCCTCTGACGACCAGCTTTGCGCTGTCGAAATCCTTGGCCAAGGCTATGGTCTGCATTGGGAAACCCTGGACGTCGATCTTTCCCTGCCGGGCCTGATGGCCGGTATCTTCGGCACGAAAGCGTGGATGGCCAAGCGCGCGGAACCGCCCCCATCCGCCGCCAAGGACGCTTGGTCAAACCTTCCCCGTTGATAGCAAAAGGCCCCCGAAGATCCCCGGGGGCCTTTTTTTTCAGTATCGATCGGCGAATGATCAGAACACGGGCAGAACCGCGCCCTTATAGGTGTCGAGGATGAACTTGCGGATCGGCTCGGACTGATAGACCGCGACGAAGGCCTTGACCCACTCGGCGTCCTTGTCCTGGGTGCGGGCGACGATGACGTTGGTATAGGGGCTTTCGGCGCTTTCAATGGCGATCGCGTCGTCCGTCGGGTTGAGGCCGGCATCAAGGGCGTAGTTGGTGTTGATCGCCGCGGCGTCGACATCGGGCAGCGAACGCGGAAGCTGGGCGGCGTCAAGCTCGATGAACTTCAGCTTCTTGGGGTTGCCCACCACATCGGCCGGGGTGACGCTGAGCCCGGCGCCGTCCTTCAGGGTGATCACGCCCTTGGCCTGGAGCAGCAGCAGGGCGCGGCCGCCGTTGGTCGGATCATTGGGCAGGGCGAAGCGGGCGCCTTCGGGCAGGGCGTCGAGGCTTTTCAGCTTCTCGGAATAGACGCCCATCGGCGTGACGAAATTCTTGCCGACCACCGACAGCTTATAGCCGCGGTCCTTGATCTGGTTTTCAAGGTAGGGAACGTGCTGGAAGCTGTTGAGCTGCAGGTCGCCATCGTTCAGCGCCTGATTGGGCAGCACGTAATCGCTGAAGGTCACGATCTCGACATCAAGGCCCTTGTCCTTGGCCAGGGCCTTGACCTGCTCCATCACCTCTTCA
The DNA window shown above is from Rhodospirillum rubrum ATCC 11170 and carries:
- a CDS encoding PHA/PHB synthase family protein, giving the protein MANQGSEKTPPDPARIGKTMADIAERSQKLVTDFMTRQATSPTGGMDDPMNIGQAFLDMTRQMMSHPERLVEAQMSLWQDYLALWQTTALRMMGAEAHPVATPAQGDRRFKDEAWDNNEVFDFIKQTYLLTARWMQGVVRDVDGMDRHTAEKVDFYTRQFVDAMAPSNFALTNPEVIRETLDSGGENLVKGLEHLLHDLERGKGQLRISMTDESAFEVGVNVAATPGKVIARNSLMELLQYTPTTEQVHKRPLLIIPPWINKYYILDLRPKNSFIKWAIDQGHSVFVISWVNPEADLAAKSFEDYMVEGPLAALDIIKTITGEDSVNAIGYCLGGTLLGCVLSYLEAKGQSDRIASATHFTAMLDFSEPGELGIFIDDQSLTFLEGKMNKVGYLDGSEMATTFNMLRANDLIWSFVVNNYLMGKDPFPFDLLYWNADSTRMPAAMHSFYLRKMYQENVLKDPGGVTLLGVPIDLRRNRTPSYFVSAREDHIAPWRSTFAGAQLYSGPVRFVLAASGHIAGVVNPPSANKYCFWTNTKKAKDAESWLEKASQTDGSWWTDWEAWVEKFTEGKVPARVPGDAGVPVLGDAPGDYVKVRAG
- a CDS encoding DUF2442 domain-containing protein; the encoded protein is MADLTDALIDAALERGRSAHANEPRAAKARYDRSSARVIVDLENGCTFAFPPRLAQGLEGASDDQLCAVEILGQGYGLHWETLDVDLSLPGLMAGIFGTKAWMAKRAEPPPSAAKDAWSNLPR
- a CDS encoding MetQ/NlpA family ABC transporter substrate-binding protein, producing MRFLKTIAAAAILATGFAAPGFADTKIKVGVTPGEHEEVMEQVKALAKDKGLDVEIVTFSDYVLPNQALNDGDLQLNSFQHVPYLENQIKDRGYKLSVVGKNFVTPMGVYSEKLKSLDALPEGARFALPNDPTNGGRALLLLQAKGVITLKDGAGLSVTPADVVGNPKKLKFIELDAAQLPRSLPDVDAAAINTNYALDAGLNPTDDAIAIESAESPYTNVIVARTQDKDAEWVKAFVAVYQSEPIRKFILDTYKGAVLPVF